The sequence CTTCAGTATAAGGCCTTCTTCCAATAGAAACCAAGACGTAATCACCTTTCACTTCAATGGTTTCTCCTTTGGCATTATCAGCCTTTACGGTTACTTCCTTACCCTTCTTCTCTACAGAGGTTACTTTATGTTTTAGATAGAATTCAAAGCCTAATTTTTTCAAAGACTTTTGAAGTTCTTTACCCATGGTTTTATCCATGGTTGGGATCAAAGAATCCATGAACTCAATCACTGAAACTTTAGCACCCAATCTTGCATAAACAGATCCGAGCTCAAGACCGATTACCCCTCCTCCAATCACGACCAAATGCTTTGGAATCTCTTTTAGGTTCAATGCCTCCGTAGAAGTAATTACCCGATCCTTATCCAATTTGATAAATGGCAAGGAAGATGGCTTCGAGCCAGTGGCGATGATAATGTTCTTTCCTTCAATTTCAGAAGAAGAACCATCATCCTTTGTTACTTTGACGGTAGTTGAATTGACAAAAGAGCCCAATCCTTGATGAACATCAATTTTGTTCTTTTTCATCAGGTATTGGATACCGTCTGTATTTTGCTTCACCACATCGTTTTTACGAGTGATCATTTGCTTCAAATTAACTTTCAAATTACTCAGGCCAATTCCATGGGTTTCAAAAGTATGTGCAGCATTATGATAATGCTCGGAGGAATCCAATAATGCTTTGGAAGGGATACATCCAACATTTAAACAGGTACCTCCTAATGTGGAATATTTT comes from Algoriphagus halophilus and encodes:
- the lpdA gene encoding dihydrolipoyl dehydrogenase; its protein translation is MYDVIVIGSGPGGYVAAIRCAQLGMKTALIEKYSTLGGTCLNVGCIPSKALLDSSEHYHNAAHTFETHGIGLSNLKVNLKQMITRKNDVVKQNTDGIQYLMKKNKIDVHQGLGSFVNSTTVKVTKDDGSSSEIEGKNIIIATGSKPSSLPFIKLDKDRVITSTEALNLKEIPKHLVVIGGGVIGLELGSVYARLGAKVSVIEFMDSLIPTMDKTMGKELQKSLKKLGFEFYLKHKVTSVEKKGKEVTVKADNAKGETIEVKGDYVLVSIGRRPYTEGLNAEAAGVKLTERGQIEVNDHLQTNVPNIYAIGDVVKGAMLAHKAEEEGVFVAETLVGQKPHINYNLIPGVVYTWPEVAAVGYTEEQLKEKGIKYKVGKFPFMASGRARASMDTDGLVKVLADAETDEILGVHMIGPRTADMIAEAVVAMEYRASAEDIARMSHAHPTYTEAFKEACLAATDNRSLHI